In Streptomyces paludis, the genomic stretch ACGCTCGGGTCGACAGCGACGAGCCTCGGCGTCACGACGTGAGCGTGCACCTGGACGACGGGCGGCAGGTGCACGTGCGCGGCCGGAATCTCGAAGCCGGCCTCGGCAGGCCGCAGTCCGCCCCCAGCGATCTGGCGCTGCGCCAGACCATGTACCGGTCATTGCCCGCCGGTGACACCGGTCCGCGCCATCCGTCCCTGTTCCCGCTTCCTCAGCTCCGCCGCACCCTGGAGGTCATCGATTGTGCCTACCGCAACGCGCGCACCGTTTCTGAGGCCGGTACTGCCACATGACCTCGATGTCGAGGTCGTCGAGCGCAAAGGCGTCGGGCACCCGGACACCCTCGCCGACTCCATCGCCGAGCTGGCCTCGATCCGCTACAGCGACTACTGCCTGAGCGAGTTCGGCGCCGTCCTGCACCACAACCTCGACAAGGTGGCCGTCCTCGGCGGTCGCGCCCGATTCGGTGACACCGACGGCATGTACGACCGCCCCGTACGGGTGATCTTCGGCGGCCGGATCTCCAAGACCTTCGGCGGACGTGCGATCCCTGTGCGCGACATCCTCGAGAACGCCGCCGCCGAGCAACTGCGCACCGCCCTGCCGGGGTTCGAGCGGATCACCTGGCAGGTCCGGCACGAGACGACCGACTCCTCCAAGTTCGAGCGCTGGTTCGCCCCTCGTGGCCTGGCGGACCTGCCGGAGCGCCCTACGGCCTTCTCCAACGACACCGCGTTCCTCGTCGGCACGGCACGGCGCACCACGGCCGAGACCGTAGCGCTGCTCACCGAGGCATGGTTCCGCCGGCAGCCGTGGGCGGGCAGCGATATCAAGGCCCTGGTCATCCGCGACGGGCACGCACTGACGGTCACCGTGTGCGTCCCGGCCGTGGCCGGACACCTGGCAAGCAGCGCGGAGTTCGAGGACGCCGTCAGCGACGCCGCCCAGGAACTCACCACCCAGCTCCTCAACCGCTCGCCCGGTCCGGTCAAGGTCGTGTGCAACACCCGCGACAGCCGCTCGGGCCCGCTGTCGGGCCAGTACTTCACCGTCTCCGGATCGGCGATCGACTACGGCGAAGACGGGCTGGTCGGCCGGGGCAACGCCCGTTCCGGTCTGATCACACCCGGGCAGCAGGCCGGCAACGAAGCCCTGTTCGGGAAGAATCCCGCCTATCACGTCGGCAAGGTCGGCGGGTGGCTCGTCGACGAGGCGAGCCGCACGCTCGCCGAGAAGACCGGCAGGCCGTGCCGTATCGCGGTGATGTGGCGCAACGGGAGCCCCTACCCGGAGCCCGCCTCGCTCGACATCACCACCGCGGCCCTCGCCCCGTCCGGCACCGAGCTGGTGCGCGATGTGCTGCGCCGCACCGACTGGGTGCCCGATCTCGTGGACAACCAGCGCTACGTGCCCACCGTTCTGCCCGCAGCCGACCTGCTGGCCGAACTCGGCCCGCCCACGCTGCCGTGACCCCGACCGCCGTGGCGACCGGCCACCTCACCGCTGTCCTGGGGCTTCCTCCGGGGCTGGACACAGGCCCGGCCGCCACGGCGGCCAACCGGCTTCCCGGCGGCTGGTACCTGTCCGTCCCGGGCCCCGAGAGCCGGGACTGTCCGGCCGTGACGGTGACCTACGCCGAAGCGGAGCCCACCGTCGCCGTGGACGGACAGACGGTCCGCATGAGCCTCCCCCGGCCTGTGGCCCGCTCCTCGACGCTGGCCTACACGACGTACACCGCCCTGGAACGGGCCCGCCAGCAGCGGCACATGCTCACCCTCCACGCCAACGCGGCCGTCACGCCCAGCGGGCGCGGCGTCCTGCTGCTGGGCAACAAGGGCGCGGGCAAGACCAGCGTGACACTGGCCCTCGGCGCCCGCGGCTGGACCCACGCCGGTGACGACTTGACCGTCCTGGCCGAGAACGACGCGGAGCTGCTGATCCTGCCGGGCAAGGCGACCGCCGCCGTCCGCCCGCAGGACCCGCAGCTGTGGCAGTCCCCGAAGCCCATCGTCGGCCTCACCCCCTTCCTCCGCGTCCCCGTTCCCCTGGCAGGGGTCATCCGCCTCATCGTCCATCCCGCCGTCCCCCGCCCGCTGCTGGTGTCGGCCACGCCGTTCTCCGCGAACGAACAGCTCCGCCTCCACGAGGCCCTCGCCCGGTACATCAGCGGACTCCCCACCCCGCTGACCGGCCCCACCGGGGCGCCGTACGGACCGGTCTGGCCGCTGGACGACGTCCCGCTCGCCCGCTGGCGGACCCACCTGATCGCACGGCTCCAACAGCACCAGTACGGCTATCTGTACGCGCCCGACCCGCAGACCGCCGCCGACCTCATCACCGAGGAGTACGTGTGACGCCGAAGCCCGCCGCCGCGATCCTGCCCAGCCGGAACGAAGCCGCCACCGTCGCCGCCGTCGCCGCCGCGGTGGACAGCGCGCTGGACGACGCGCGGGCGGTCATCGTGCACGCGGACTCATCCGACACCTCCCACACCGCCGACTCCTTCGCAGCCGTCTCCACGCTGGCCGGGACGGTCGGGCTGACCGGGCTGGAGCGGGGCAAGGGCGCCCAGATCCTTGCCGCCGCCCGGCTCGCGAAGATCGCCGACGCCGAAGTGGTGCTGATCGCCGACACCGACACCCGCGACCCGGACCCGGCCGTCCACCGCGCGCTGCTGGACCGGGTACGCGACGGGGCCGCTCTGGCGATCGCCGACTACCCGCGCCATTGGGACGAGGCGAACCTCACCAACCATCTCGCCCGGCCGCTGATCGCCGCGACCACCGGACACGATGTTCCTCAACCGCTGGCCGGAGACCTCGCCGTCTCCCGCGAGGCCCTGGCCACCGCCGTACGGGCCGCCGCCGCGCTGCCCGCCGAACTGGCGGTGTGCACGAACGGGTACGGCATCGATGCCTTCCTGCTGCTGACCGCCGCCGCGACCGGCCCCGTCACCTCCGTACGGATCGACGAGCCCAAACGGCATGCCGGGTCCTTCGGTCACCTCCCGGCCATCTTCCACCAGGCCGTCCCGGTGCTGCTGCACCTGACCGCCGCGTGGAGCCGGTCGCCCGCACCGTCCGTCGGCCGCCCGGTCGTCTACCGGGCCGCCGACCGCGCGCTGTCGCCCGACCGGGTTCAGACCATGCTGACCGCGCTGGGCGGCCTCGCGCCGCTCCCGGACGGATACGATGGCGAGCCCTGGCCGCTGCCCGTCGCGGGAGCCTGGCGCGCTGTCAACTCCGGTACCGCACCCGCCGATGCGACCCGCCAGTTGTGGCCGCACTATCTGCACCGCGTCCGTGACTGGCTCGTCAGCGGGCACCACGCCACCACCCGGCAGAGGGCCCAGGCGCTCGCCGCCGCACACGACCGTCTGCACACCGTTCTCGTCCCCGCAGGAGCTTCGTGATGACCACCCCCACCTCCGGCTTCTCCGCCTTCGCCCTGGAACCCTTCCCCGAACTCCAGCCCGGCACCGATCTGGCCAGTGCCATCACCGACACCCTCACGCGCACCGGCACCGCCCTCCGGACCGGGGACATCGTGGTGGTGGCCAGCAAGGTCGTGTCCATCGCGGAGAAGCGCTACGTCGATCTGGCCGGCATCAGCCCGTCGCCCGAGGCCGTGGAGCTGTCCGCCAGGACGGGCAAGCCCGCCGAGGTCGTGCAGCTCATCCTGGACAACTCCACCGAGCACTTCCTGGCCACCGAACGCGGACCGATCATCGCCCGGCACACCCTCGGCCACCAGCTCACCTCGGCCGGGATCGACCGCGCCGGTACCGAGGGCGCATGGCTGCTGCCGGCAGACCCGGACTCCTCCGCCCGCGCCCTGCGCGATGCCCTGATCACCCACACCGGCGCGGACGTGGCCGTCGTCGTCGCCGACTCCGACGGCCGCGCCGACCGGCGTGGGGCGACCTGCATTTCCATCGGCGCCGCCGGGGTGGCACCCCTACGGATCACCGAGCACGACGGCAAGCGGCAGGAGGAGACCCTGACCGACATGATCGCCGCCGCGGCCGGAATCATCCTGGGCCAGCGAGGCCGCGGCGTCCCCGTTGCCGTCCTGCGCGGCATCGGCTACACCCCGTTCTCCGACGAGGGCGTGACCGCCATGCTTCACCACACCCCCGCTTCACCACGCCCCCACTCATGAGCGCCCCTCGCGATGAAGCAGCTAGCCGTACTCGGATCACCCATCGGCCAGGCACTCTCCCCGGTGCTTCACCGTGCCGCGTACCAGGCCCTCGGCCTGAACTGGACCTACGGAGCCCGCGACTGCACCCCCGATCGACTGGCCGCCTTCCTCGCCTCCCTCGACGACACATGGGCCGGCCTGTCGCTGACCATGCCGCTCAAGCGCACTGTTGTCCCGCTCCTCGACCGGGTGTCGGACACGGTGGTGCGGATTGGAGCGGCGAACACCATCGTCGTGACGGATGGCCGGCTCATCGGGGAGAACACCGACCTGTACGGCATGGTGCAGGCACTTCGCGAAGCGGGCACGGCGGCGCCGGCCGACGCCACAGTGCTCGGCGCCGGAGCGACCGCCTGCACAGCACTGGCTGCTGCCCGCGAGCTGGGCTGTGATCAAGCCACCGTGATCGCCCGCGATGCCGGACGGGCCCGTCCGGCCCTTGAGTCCACAGGCGAACGGATCGGCATCAGAGTTCGAGTCGAGCCTTGGGCCGCCGCGGTGGATCACCTCTCCGCCGACCTGGTCGTCTCCGCTCTGCCGCCCCGCGCCGCCGACGCTCTCGCGCCACTCTGGGCGCAGACACGCGCCTCAGGCACCCTCATGGATGTCGTCTACCGCCCCTGGCCCACCGCGCTCGCTCATGCTGCCGAGGGGGCGGGACGGCGTGTCGTGGGCGGGCTGCCCATGCTCGTGCACCAAGCCGCCCGGCAGGTCACACTCCAGACCGGCCGGCTCACACCGCCGATCGACAAGATGCTGCATGCCGCTACGGCTGCCCTGGCCTGAGAGGACGAGAGTCCGGGAGGGCGCGAGACGCGCTTGGGGTGGTTGGTGGCTGATGTCTTTCGGCTGGTGGGGGACTTGTGCGGGGGTGTCGGTGGGGGATGCGAGACTCGGGGCTATGGTGCTCGGCGATCTCAAGGGCGACCCGCACCGCCGTCTGACCTGGGCGCACGCGGACGCGATGGTTGAGGCGTTGCCGATGTCGTGCGTGAGGTGATCTACGGCGAGGTCCCTGGTGTCAGGAACACTGGGGCCGGTTGGTGGGTTCCTTCAAGAGGGCTCAGGGCAGGCGGAGTTGAGATCCGTGAAGCTCAGGGCGTCGGGTTGGAAGCGGGCTGAGGCGTATTTGACTCGGGTAGAACTCCGGGCAACCCAGGAAGGGGAAGGGGATGTGCCGATGACTGATATCTGGACCATCGTCGCCGCGTTAGCGGTCCTCAATGTGGCGGGCTTCCTCGTGGCGGTGGCGTTCGTCAATCTGCACCGCATTCGATGTCGTCGCCGCAGGTGAGGGGGCGTCAGTCGCCAGTCACCAGCCGCCGCCACCGCCTCCGCCTCCGCCGAAGTCGCCTCCCCCGCTGAAGCCGCCTCCACCGCCACCTCCGCCGCCTCCGCTGCTTCCGCCGCCGTGGCTGGTGATGTAGTCGATGGCGATGCCCACGGCAATGTCGCTGTTGCTCGCGCCGTGATCGCTCGTGTTTCCGCCGCCGGAGGAGCTGCCGTCGTGTGAGCCGGAGCGGCTGTTTGCGCGGGGCGTTGTGTGGGGAGTGGTGCGCCTTCGCCTGGTGCGCGGGCGGGGGGCCGGTGGTGTCCACATCTCTGTGGCCACCGCGGCCCACCAATCCGTGAACGTCATCGGCGCGCCCGCGTCGCGGCACTCCTTCCTGACCCGGGCGCGGGCCCGGGCGTCCCACTTGAGCTTGCCGCTCCGGGGATGGAGGCCCAATTCACGCAATTTTGAGTACAGTTGGCGCGCGGTCAAGGGCTCTTCTGATTCGGCCGGAGACGCGGGCAGCGGGGTCACATCGCAGCGGTACACCAGGATGGCCCCGGGCTTCGCGTTCGTCTCGGCCGCCCTGCTGGTGTAGTTCCACACGGGCTGGTCGGCGAACTGGAGGGCCACCTCGCGACGCTGTTCCGCTTCCCGGGCCCGGGAAGCGATCTCGGCCTGTTCTTCGGCCTTGAGGTCCGAGATCCGCTGTGCGATCTCCACGCGTACGGAGCGGTACGCCTTGGTCGCCGGCTCCGTGGCCGCGAGGAAGGCGCGTTGTGCGTCCTCCGACCGTACGGTGGCCCTGCGTCGCCAACCCGGCAGGGGGACGGGGCGCCCCAACCGGTCCCAGCGCGCGCGGTGTTCGTACAGATCCACGGTGATGCTCCGGCCGCCGTGGGCGCGGTAGAGCGCTTCGACCGCGCGGGAGAGCGTGTCGAGGTAGGTGCGTTCGGCGGCGGCCCAGCGCGTCAGGTCCGCTTCTGTGCAGCGCAGATTCTTGTCTCTGTCGATGCTGCGGTGGTAGGCGCGGTAGACGTGGACGCTGTCCTCGAACGCGAAGGACACGCTCGGGATGAACCTCACCCCGCACATTCCCCTGGTATCCAGGCGAATTTCGGCCAGATCCATCCGGACCAGCTCTTCCGCGGCCAGGTCCGATTCCGCCACGACCACCACCCCCACAAGCGCGCGGCCCGCTCCGACCACAGCCGCCGCCGGCCCGTGCCCCCGGGCGGCGGTCGTGGTCCCCGTATCTTCACCATAGCCGTCCGTAACCTCGGTGTCAGGAAGGGCGGTTGCGGGCCTCGTTGGTCTTCCTGACCTGGCTGGGCAGGATGAACGCGTTGACCAGCCAGCCGATTCCCCCGAGTCCCACGGTGCACAGATAGAGCACGCCGAGCCGGGTCTTCCCCAGGTAGAAGTGGTGCGCCCCGAACAGGCCGAGGGGGAACCACCAGAGGTACGCCATGCCGAGTGATGCCTGGCGGACGGCTGCCGGTGTCGGTGCCTGGGCCTCCGGCGACGGTGTTTCCGGCCGTACCTCGGGCTTCGTCCGCGGCTTGTTCAGGACCGCGGTGGCCGTGAAGGGCCCCGGTTCCGGGTGGTGGTTCCGGGGGAGCGGGATCGGCAGCGGCTCCATCCGTACAGGTGATGTCGGCGCCGGCTCCGGCGCCGCCGGCAGCACCGTTTCGTGCAGACCAATGTGGCCGTGTACGCGCTTGAGCCACGCCGGTGCCCACCAGTTGCCCTCGCCCAGCAGCGTCATGACCGCGGGCACCAGGACACACCGTACGACCGTGGCGTCCAGGGCCACCGCGAGGGCCAGGCCCAGGCCGAGCTGCTGGATCGCGCCCATGCTGCCGGTGACGAAGCAGCCGAAGACGATGACCATCAGCAGTCCGGCCGACGTGATGATCCTGCCCGAGTGCTGGAGGCCGCGCCGTACCGCCACGTCGGTCGGCAGGCCCTCGGCCACGTACTCCTTGATCCGGCCGAGCAGGAACACCTCGTAGTCCATCGACAGGCCGAACGCGAAGGCGATGACGCACACCACCGTGAACGGGCTGAAGCCGTCGACGGTCAGCAGACCCAGCGGACCGGCGAGGAAGCCGTCCTGGAAGACCAGGGCCAGCAGACCGAACGTCGCACCCAGCGACAGTGTGTTCATGGCGATCGCGGTGAGCGGTACGACGATGGAGCCGGTCATCGCGAAGAGCAGGATGATCATCGCGATGAACGTCACCGCGATCGCCAGCGGCAGCCGGTCGGTGATCTGCTGGAGTACGTCGTCGAGGGCCGCCGCGGTGCCGGTCACCCACGACTGCCCGCCGCTCGGACGGTCGGCGCGGATCTGGTGCACCAGGTCCCGTGCCGTGGCGCCCTCGGGGTCACCGGCGGTGTCGATGCCGAGGGTGGCCAGCCCGGGGCCGGCCTCCTGCGCCGGGTAGACGCGGGTGACACCGGGGCGGTCCGCCCAGCGCCGCGCCCAGTCGTCCAGGGCGGCGGCGTCGGTACGGGCGACGACCGTGATGGTCGGGGTCGCGGGCAGGTCGAACCGGTCGGTGAGCTGGTCGGTGACCCGTACGGACTCCAGGGTCCTGGGGAGCGCCCCGGGGTCGCTGAGGTGCATCGACATCGACAGTACGGGGAGGCTCGCGGCGACCAGGGCCACGCCCGTGACCAGCATGGTGGTCACCGGACGGCGCTGGACGCGGCGGGCGAGCCCGGCGAAGACGCCCGTCTCGGAGGCGTCCACCGGTGCGCCCTGAGCCTGGGACTGCGCCTCGCCCCGCGCATGGACCTCGCCCCGCGCATGGACCTCGCCCCGCGCCTGGCCCTCGCCCCGCGCCTCGCCCCGCCGCTTACGCCGCTTCGCGGGCTTGATCCGCTTGTACGCGAAGCCGGTCAACGCCGCCGTCAGCGTCAGGGCCACCAGCATCGACGCCAGCGCGATCGCGACACCGGCCGCACCGACCGCCGCCAGCTCGGGGATGTCGAACATCAGCAGCCCGGTCAGCGCCGCGGCCACGGTCAGGGCGCTGAAGGTGATGGTCCGCCCCGCCGTCGCCCAGGAGCGGTTCAGCGCCTGCTCCGGACCGTAACCGGCCGCCAGCTCCTCGCGGTAGCGGGCGACGAGCAGCAGCCCGTAGTCGATGGACAGGCCCATCCCGAGGAGTGTCACCACCGTGACCGCGTCCGATGTGATGGAGGTGAACCGGGTGATGAGCAGCAGAATGGTCATCGAGGCCGCGATCGACACGACCGCGCCGAGCACCGGCAGTCCCGCCGCGATCACACCGCCGAAGATGAACACCAGCACGATCAGTGTGATCGGCAGCGACAGCGTCTCCGCGCCCAACAGGTCTTCGGACGCCCGCTCGTTGAGCTGCTTCTCCATGGCCGGCTCGCCCCCGACGGTCACCCGGGCGCCGGTCTGGCCGCTGTCCACGAGGGTCGCGGTGAAGGCGTGCAGGGTGTCCGTGAGCGCGTCGACAGTGGCGGCCTCCGCCTCCGCGTCCTTGGTCTCGTCCTTGGCCGCGTCGTTGTTCCCGCCGTCCTTCCCGCCCTTCCCGCCCTTCCCGTCCTTGCCGTCGGCCGGCCTGGACAGGGTGATCTGTACGAGCAGACCCCGCTTGTCCTTGGCCGTCAGCATCGCCGTCTCGGCCGCCGACAGCCCCGCGTCGTACGGAGTGACGACCTCGGCCACCCCGGCCACCCGCTGGAGTGTGCCCGCGAGGGACCGTACGTCCTCGCCCACCGCCGGGGCGGCCGTGTCGACGCCGTCGATGACACCGATGACGGTTCCGCCGCGCTCGCTCCCCTTGTCGAGTACGGCGCCGGCCTCGATCGACTCCATGGTTGACGAGCCGCTCGTGCTTGAGATCGAACTGAAGACCGGTCCCGCGCTCAGGACGCCGATCGCGACCGCGACCGCCCAGATCAGCAGCGTCTGCCAGCGGTGCCGGAAGCACCAGTTCCCGGTGCGGGCGATAAGCCCCTGAGCCTCAGCCATGGTTGATTCGACCGTCTCTCTGGTCTGCCGACCGTGTGTGGAGTGATGTGGTCGATCCTTCTCCGGGGCGGGGTGCCGGACCATGGGAGAACCGCCCGAGTGCGGGGTGGTGTTAACCCCACCGCCGCCCCCGGGTCAGCCGCAGACGGGGTACGCGTCAGGTGGTCAACTCGGCTTGCCTGAAAGGCTGTTCATGCGTGATGTGTTCCGGTCATAATCCGAGGGCCCGTACGCCCCGTTCGACCCCACGCGCCGCGGAGGCTCCTGCCATGGTCATGATCGACAGCTCAACTCCCGCACCCCAAAGCGGACTTGGACGGCGCGGCTTTCTCGCCGGCGCGCTCGCGGCGTCCGCCACCGCCCTTGTCGGGGTCGGTCTCGGCGCGAGCCCCGCCCATGCCGCCACGTACGACTGGATGGGCGGCTTCGCCGACTCCACCCCCGTGCAGCGGCTCACCATCCCGGGTACGCACAACGCCGGGGCGCAGGTCGGCGGGCTCTATGTGGCCTGCCAGAACACCAGCATCGCTGATCAACTCAACAGCGGCATAAGGTTTTTGGACATCCGGTGCCGGGCGATCGACGGCGTGTTCACCATTCACCACGCCGCGTTCTATCAGAACCTCAACTTCGGTGATGTCCTCATCGCCTGCCGGAACTTCCTCCGGGCCCGCCCCTCCGAGACCGTACTGATGCGCGTCAAGCAGGAGTACTCGTCGGTCAGCGACACCGAGTTCCGGCGGATCTTCGACACCTACCTCGACGACAAGGGCTGGCGCTCCCTCTTCCGGCTGGACGGCGGTCTGCCGACGCTCGGCCAGGCGCGCGGGCGCGTGGTGCTGCTCGGAGACAACGGAGGGCTGCCCGGCCTGCGGTACGGGGACGGCAACCTCTTCGACATCCAGGACGACTTCCAGGCCCTGCCCGTCGCCAAGTACCCCAAGATCGCGGCCCAGTTCCGCAAGGCCGTGCAGCAGCCGGGCAAGTTGTACATCAACTACGTCAGTACGGCCGCCTACTTGCCGCCCCGCTGGAACTCCGACCAGCTCAACCCACAGGTGCACAGCCTCCTCGACAGCTCCGAGGGGAACGCCTGGCGCGGGCTCGGGATCGTACCGTTGGACTTCCCGGCCACCCGGGCCGGACTGGTCGAGTCCCTCATCCGGCACAACGGCTGACCGGCACAACGGCTGAGGGACTCGACGGGCGCACGCGGCCCAAGGGCGGCCGGGCGGTATGGCAGTACAGCGGTCAGTACATGTCCGGCGGCGGCTTCGGCGCCCCCGGGATACGGATCACCGCCACCGTCCCGCCGCCCGCCGCATGCCGGAGCGCGACCTCGCCGCCCGTCTGCTGGACCGTACGGGCCACGATCGACAGCCCGAGCCCCGAGCCCGGCAGCGCCCGGGCCGACGAGGAACGCCAGAACCGCTCGAAGACATGCGGGAGTTCCTCGGCCGGGATACCGGGACCGTGGTCCCGTACGGTCAGCTCGCCGCTCTTGCTCAGCGCCACCTCGATCGTGCCGCCGGCCGGGCTGAACTTCACCGCGTTGTCGAGGACGTTGACCAACGCCCGTTCCAGCGCGGCCGGTTCGGCCCGTACGAACCACGGGTTCAGATCGGCGTCGATCGTCAGGTCCGGGCCGCGCAGCCGGGCCCGCTGGAGGGCGCTGGTCATGGTGTCGTGCAGAGCGATGACCTGGAGCGGGCCCGGATCGGCGGCGTCCGGCCGGGACAGCTCCTGCAAGTCACCGATGAGGGAGGCCAGTTCGGTCATCTGTGCCTTGACCGATGCCATGAGCGCCTTGCGGTCGTCGGGCGGGATCGCGCGGCCGGTCTCCTCGCTGCGGGCGAGCAGCTCGATGTTCGTACGGAGCGAGGTGAGCGGGGTCCGCAGCTCGTGCCCGGCGTCCGCGATCAGCTGCGACTGCCGGTCGCGGGAGGAGGCGAGCGCGGCGGTCATCGAGTTGAACGACCTTGAGAGCCGGGCGACTTCGTCCTCGCCCTCCACCGGGATCCGGACCGTGAGGTCCTCCGTACGGGCCATGTGCTCGACCGCGCGCGTCAGATCGTCGACCGGCCG encodes the following:
- a CDS encoding methionine adenosyltransferase — encoded protein: MPTATRAPFLRPVLPHDLDVEVVERKGVGHPDTLADSIAELASIRYSDYCLSEFGAVLHHNLDKVAVLGGRARFGDTDGMYDRPVRVIFGGRISKTFGGRAIPVRDILENAAAEQLRTALPGFERITWQVRHETTDSSKFERWFAPRGLADLPERPTAFSNDTAFLVGTARRTTAETVALLTEAWFRRQPWAGSDIKALVIRDGHALTVTVCVPAVAGHLASSAEFEDAVSDAAQELTTQLLNRSPGPVKVVCNTRDSRSGPLSGQYFTVSGSAIDYGEDGLVGRGNARSGLITPGQQAGNEALFGKNPAYHVGKVGGWLVDEASRTLAEKTGRPCRIAVMWRNGSPYPEPASLDITTAALAPSGTELVRDVLRRTDWVPDLVDNQRYVPTVLPAADLLAELGPPTLP
- a CDS encoding phosphoenolpyruvate carboxykinase (ATP), with product MTPTAVATGHLTAVLGLPPGLDTGPAATAANRLPGGWYLSVPGPESRDCPAVTVTYAEAEPTVAVDGQTVRMSLPRPVARSSTLAYTTYTALERARQQRHMLTLHANAAVTPSGRGVLLLGNKGAGKTSVTLALGARGWTHAGDDLTVLAENDAELLILPGKATAAVRPQDPQLWQSPKPIVGLTPFLRVPVPLAGVIRLIVHPAVPRPLLVSATPFSANEQLRLHEALARYISGLPTPLTGPTGAPYGPVWPLDDVPLARWRTHLIARLQQHQYGYLYAPDPQTAADLITEEYV
- a CDS encoding coenzyme F420-0:L-glutamate ligase, translating into MTTPTSGFSAFALEPFPELQPGTDLASAITDTLTRTGTALRTGDIVVVASKVVSIAEKRYVDLAGISPSPEAVELSARTGKPAEVVQLILDNSTEHFLATERGPIIARHTLGHQLTSAGIDRAGTEGAWLLPADPDSSARALRDALITHTGADVAVVVADSDGRADRRGATCISIGAAGVAPLRITEHDGKRQEETLTDMIAAAAGIILGQRGRGVPVAVLRGIGYTPFSDEGVTAMLHHTPASPRPHS
- a CDS encoding shikimate dehydrogenase yields the protein MKQLAVLGSPIGQALSPVLHRAAYQALGLNWTYGARDCTPDRLAAFLASLDDTWAGLSLTMPLKRTVVPLLDRVSDTVVRIGAANTIVVTDGRLIGENTDLYGMVQALREAGTAAPADATVLGAGATACTALAAARELGCDQATVIARDAGRARPALESTGERIGIRVRVEPWAAAVDHLSADLVVSALPPRAADALAPLWAQTRASGTLMDVVYRPWPTALAHAAEGAGRRVVGGLPMLVHQAARQVTLQTGRLTPPIDKMLHAATAALA
- a CDS encoding MMPL family transporter; the encoded protein is MAEAQGLIARTGNWCFRHRWQTLLIWAVAVAIGVLSAGPVFSSISSTSGSSTMESIEAGAVLDKGSERGGTVIGVIDGVDTAAPAVGEDVRSLAGTLQRVAGVAEVVTPYDAGLSAAETAMLTAKDKRGLLVQITLSRPADGKDGKGGKGGKDGGNNDAAKDETKDAEAEAATVDALTDTLHAFTATLVDSGQTGARVTVGGEPAMEKQLNERASEDLLGAETLSLPITLIVLVFIFGGVIAAGLPVLGAVVSIAASMTILLLITRFTSITSDAVTVVTLLGMGLSIDYGLLLVARYREELAAGYGPEQALNRSWATAGRTITFSALTVAAALTGLLMFDIPELAAVGAAGVAIALASMLVALTLTAALTGFAYKRIKPAKRRKRRGEARGEGQARGEVHARGEVHARGEAQSQAQGAPVDASETGVFAGLARRVQRRPVTTMLVTGVALVAASLPVLSMSMHLSDPGALPRTLESVRVTDQLTDRFDLPATPTITVVARTDAAALDDWARRWADRPGVTRVYPAQEAGPGLATLGIDTAGDPEGATARDLVHQIRADRPSGGQSWVTGTAAALDDVLQQITDRLPLAIAVTFIAMIILLFAMTGSIVVPLTAIAMNTLSLGATFGLLALVFQDGFLAGPLGLLTVDGFSPFTVVCVIAFAFGLSMDYEVFLLGRIKEYVAEGLPTDVAVRRGLQHSGRIITSAGLLMVIVFGCFVTGSMGAIQQLGLGLALAVALDATVVRCVLVPAVMTLLGEGNWWAPAWLKRVHGHIGLHETVLPAAPEPAPTSPVRMEPLPIPLPRNHHPEPGPFTATAVLNKPRTKPEVRPETPSPEAQAPTPAAVRQASLGMAYLWWFPLGLFGAHHFYLGKTRLGVLYLCTVGLGGIGWLVNAFILPSQVRKTNEARNRPS
- a CDS encoding phosphatidylinositol-specific phospholipase C, with protein sequence MVMIDSSTPAPQSGLGRRGFLAGALAASATALVGVGLGASPAHAATYDWMGGFADSTPVQRLTIPGTHNAGAQVGGLYVACQNTSIADQLNSGIRFLDIRCRAIDGVFTIHHAAFYQNLNFGDVLIACRNFLRARPSETVLMRVKQEYSSVSDTEFRRIFDTYLDDKGWRSLFRLDGGLPTLGQARGRVVLLGDNGGLPGLRYGDGNLFDIQDDFQALPVAKYPKIAAQFRKAVQQPGKLYINYVSTAAYLPPRWNSDQLNPQVHSLLDSSEGNAWRGLGIVPLDFPATRAGLVESLIRHNG
- a CDS encoding sensor histidine kinase, producing MIDRLRTLPLRSRLALLVASAVAVAVAAAAGACWVLTRNQLESELDTSLQNTAAPPDAVRDALSNCGAPSNSDNRASFAYIQVVLSDGTRCVASYSEPVTVQSDDTDVARGAESSALHNSTTASGAKVRVFTQRQQIPLRAGGVQAAVSVSRPLAEIDSSLNQLALLLAAVAGVGVIGAGAAGLWVARAGLRPVDDLTRAVEHMARTEDLTVRIPVEGEDEVARLSRSFNSMTAALASSRDRQSQLIADAGHELRTPLTSLRTNIELLARSEETGRAIPPDDRKALMASVKAQMTELASLIGDLQELSRPDAADPGPLQVIALHDTMTSALQRARLRGPDLTIDADLNPWFVRAEPAALERALVNVLDNAVKFSPAGGTIEVALSKSGELTVRDHGPGIPAEELPHVFERFWRSSSARALPGSGLGLSIVARTVQQTGGEVALRHAAGGGTVAVIRIPGAPKPPPDMY